A genomic stretch from Pirellulales bacterium includes:
- a CDS encoding DUF1080 domain-containing protein, which translates to MSCYLRQLFSTLAAILLVVVLYAPADAADAAAFEEIFNGQDLSGWVVEGTSIRKDGDKTLPVWTVVDGEVRCGGGGFGFLRFDRKVCDFVLQAEFKPEPRANSGIGIRTVPYRSVRQTRPSFAAYEIQLQDDAGKPADEHSTGSLYRYVAPTENAIKPAGQWNTVEIRCTGPRIEITINDRKVQDVDQSKIPAIKDKPLCGYVCLQNHGSPCAFRNVRLQTVKGAE; encoded by the coding sequence ATGAGCTGTTATCTTCGTCAGTTGTTCAGTACGCTCGCCGCGATCTTGCTTGTGGTTGTTCTTTACGCGCCGGCCGATGCCGCCGATGCGGCGGCCTTCGAAGAGATCTTCAACGGGCAGGACCTGTCGGGCTGGGTTGTCGAAGGAACGAGCATTCGCAAGGACGGCGACAAGACCTTGCCCGTGTGGACCGTGGTCGACGGCGAGGTGCGCTGCGGCGGTGGCGGCTTTGGCTTCTTGCGATTCGATCGCAAGGTATGCGACTTCGTGCTACAGGCTGAGTTCAAGCCCGAGCCGCGCGCCAATAGCGGCATCGGCATTCGCACCGTTCCCTATCGCAGCGTGCGGCAAACGCGACCATCGTTCGCCGCTTACGAGATCCAGCTACAAGACGACGCCGGCAAGCCGGCCGACGAGCACAGCACCGGTTCGCTGTACCGTTACGTGGCGCCGACGGAAAACGCCATCAAGCCCGCCGGCCAGTGGAACACCGTGGAAATCCGCTGCACCGGTCCGCGCATCGAGATCACGATCAACGACCGCAAGGTGCAGGACGTCGATCAGTCGAAGATTCCCGCGATCAAGGACAAGCCGCTGTGCGGGTATGTCTGCTTGCAAAACCACGGCAGCCCGTGCGCGTTCCGCAACGTGCGCCTGCAGACGGT
- a CDS encoding PQQ-binding-like beta-propeller repeat protein, translating into MVKHSSSRFFGLATLVLVALATAVTQAENWPQWRGPRDDGTSTETGLPTTWSGTENVAWRLPLPGPAGATPVVWEDHIFLTSAKGRDLVLLAVDTAGRQLWERLVGTGDQEVRGDEGNYASPSPCTDGKHVWALMGTGDLACFDFAGNEVWKFNLQDRYGKFNISFGMTSTPVLDGDKLYLQLLQTGKALVACLDKKTGAEIWQQKRPSDARAECEHSYASPVLYRDAGHEFLLTHGCDYVVAHRLSDGAEIWRCGGLNPKGNYNPTLRFVASPVAAEGLVVVPSAKNGPVLGISPDARGDISETQEGHVWTRPQNTPDVPSPVVHDGLVYLCRENGVLICMDAKSGRELYQERTHNQRHRASPVYADGKIYLTSRDGVVTVVKAGRQFELLATNKLGEDKDAVQISASPAISGGRIYLRAFDALYAIGPK; encoded by the coding sequence ATGGTGAAGCATTCTTCTTCCCGTTTTTTTGGACTGGCCACGTTGGTTCTGGTTGCGCTCGCGACCGCGGTGACGCAGGCCGAGAATTGGCCGCAATGGCGCGGCCCGCGCGACGATGGCACGAGTACCGAGACGGGCTTGCCCACTACGTGGAGCGGCACGGAGAACGTTGCCTGGCGATTGCCGCTGCCAGGCCCGGCCGGCGCCACGCCCGTGGTGTGGGAAGATCATATCTTTCTCACAAGCGCCAAAGGACGCGACCTGGTGCTGTTGGCCGTCGATACGGCGGGGCGACAGCTATGGGAACGGCTCGTGGGCACGGGCGATCAGGAAGTGCGCGGCGACGAAGGAAACTACGCTTCTCCCTCGCCCTGCACGGACGGGAAGCACGTCTGGGCCCTGATGGGCACGGGCGACCTGGCGTGCTTTGATTTCGCCGGCAATGAAGTTTGGAAATTCAACCTGCAGGACCGGTACGGCAAGTTCAATATCTCTTTTGGCATGACGTCGACGCCGGTGCTCGACGGTGACAAGCTGTATTTGCAATTGCTTCAAACCGGCAAGGCGTTGGTCGCGTGTCTGGACAAAAAAACTGGCGCGGAAATCTGGCAGCAGAAGCGCCCCAGCGACGCCCGGGCAGAATGCGAACACTCTTACGCCTCGCCCGTGCTCTATCGCGACGCGGGACACGAGTTTTTGCTGACGCACGGTTGCGACTACGTCGTGGCGCACCGATTGTCTGACGGCGCCGAAATCTGGCGCTGCGGCGGCTTGAATCCGAAGGGGAATTACAATCCCACGCTGCGGTTCGTGGCCTCGCCCGTGGCCGCCGAAGGCCTGGTCGTGGTACCCAGCGCGAAGAACGGTCCGGTACTGGGCATCTCGCCTGACGCCCGCGGCGACATTTCCGAGACGCAAGAAGGGCACGTGTGGACGCGCCCCCAAAACACGCCCGATGTGCCGTCACCCGTGGTACACGACGGACTGGTCTATCTGTGCCGGGAAAATGGCGTGCTGATCTGCATGGACGCTAAGAGCGGACGCGAACTTTATCAGGAGCGGACGCACAATCAGCGTCATCGGGCATCGCCAGTCTACGCCGACGGCAAAATCTACCTGACGTCGCGCGACGGCGTGGTCACCGTGGTCAAGGCGGGCCGGCAATTCGAACTGCTGGCCACGAACAAGTTGGGCGAAGACAAGGACGCCGTGCAGATTTCGGCCTCGCCCGCGATCTCGGGCGGCCGGATTTACTTGCGCGCCTTCGATGCCCTGTATGCGATCGGCCCGAAATAA